Proteins encoded by one window of Nasonia vitripennis strain AsymCx chromosome 5, Nvit_psr_1.1, whole genome shotgun sequence:
- the LOC100679435 gene encoding cuticle protein 19.8: MAFLKTLTTLTALLASSSALLVKQPPVLLNPLAPVETVVPIAAGVKPLEHPNDDAHPQYSYVYDVQDAVTGDSKSQHEERDGDVVRGGYSFIESDGSRRIVDYVADSVNGFNAVVRKEPGVAPPTGPVGPMGPVVPKVPVPAHPLGPVPVGLTYGEGLPYGYHRAVPVAAVPPSSTFVSVSRQPPRSYGFAPFNPYGGSIFAPNYGLAPAVVPAPAPVVAPLQPALPPQKHLPIGRYGYALAPNARFGYAYQH, encoded by the exons ATGGCGTTCTTG AAAACTTTGACAACCCTGACCGCGCTTCTGGCCTCGTCCAGCGCGCTCCTGGTAAAGCAGCCCCCGGTGCTGCTCAACCCTCTGGCTCCGGTGGAGACAGTGGTCCCGATAGCGGCGGGTGTGAAGCCTCTGGAGCATCCGAACGATGACGCTCACCCCCAGTACAGCTACGTGTACGACGTGCAGGACGCCGTGACTGGCGACTCGAAGAGCCAGCACGAGGAGCGCGACGGCGATGTGGTTCGCGGCGGTTACAGCTTCATCGAGTCGGACGGCAGCCGACGCATCGTCGATTATGTGGCCGACTCCGTGAACGGATTCAACGCTGTCGTTCGCAAGGAGCCGGGAGTCGCTCCGCCGACTGGCCCTGTGGGACCGATGGGACCAGTCGTGCCCAAGGTACCCGTGCCGGCGCATCCTCTGGGACCTGTTCCCGTGGGCCTGACTTATGGCGAAGGTCTGCCTTACGGATACCACAGAGCTGTTCCAG TAGCAGCAGTTCCACCATCGAGCACCTTCGTCTCGGTGTCCCGTCAGCCTCCTCGTTCCTACGGCTTCGCACCTTTCAACCCCTATGGCGGATCCATCTTCGCCCCGAATTACGGACTGGCTCCAGCTGTGGTCCCTGCGCCTGCGCCGGTGGTTGCGCCCCTGCAGCCAGCCCTGCCACCCCAGAAGCACCTCCCCATCGGTCGCTATGGCTACGCGCTGGCTCCTAATGCCCGCTTCGGTTACGCCTACCAGCACTAG
- the LOC103315340 gene encoding uncharacterized protein LOC103315340: MSSVNQYLAFFLVTLALVGRSSCGTAFSHVFQSTPDYTISHKHFHDHAALAEPFLLSKTQPEPSSPYSTLTAANNEGLGPLYVNQPEYYSAQEEPRATVQVEKQKQDDLPPGYTSLPAMINIPPGYQLFRRNPQYYR, translated from the exons ATGTCTTCG GTAAACCAGTATTTAGCCTTCTTCCTCGTCACGTTGGCCCTCGTGGGCCGATCATCTTGCGGTACAGCCTTTTCCCACGTCTTTCAATCGACGCCGGACTACACGATATCCCACAAGCATTTCCACGATCACGCTGCCCTGGCGGAGCCCTTCCTCCTGTCGAAAACTCAACCGGAGCCTTCGTCGCCGTACTCGACTCTAACTGCTGCGAACAATGAGGGACTCGGACCGTTGTACGTAAATCAACCTGAATATTACTCGGCCCAGGAAGAGCCCCGAGCTACAGTTCAGGTGGAGAAGCAGAAACAGGACGACCTTCCACCGGGATACACGTCCCTCCCGGCGATGATCAACATACCACCGGGCTACCAGCTGTTTCGTAGAAATCCCCAGTACTATCGATAG
- the LOC100122705 gene encoding cuticle protein translates to MAFRFLALAAFVACANAGAIHQSVAQVAAAPVLYSAPVAKTVVTKTVDAEYDPHPQYSYSYDVQDQLTGDSKSQEEQRDGDSVRGSYSLLESDGTRRTVHYTADDVNGFNAVVEKEPATVAVKTVAAAPVVKTVAAAPVVKTVAAAPVVKTVHAAPAVHTTYTAAAPALTYSAAPAVHTTYAAAAPALTYAAAAPAVHTTYAAAAPVVKTYAAAAPAVHTTYAAAAPVVKTYAAAPAYTAYSAPAYTQTYAAPAVHSYAQTYAAPAVHSYAQTYSSPVVTKYAAAPAVHATYAAAPAVHATYAAAPAVHATYAAAPAVHATYAAAPAITHTAYAAPAAHYTSSW, encoded by the exons ATGGCATTCAGA TTCCTCGCCCTCGCCGCCTTCGTGGCTTGCGCTAACGCCGGTGCCATCCACCAGTCGGTGGCTCAAGTCGCCGCGGCTCCAGTCCTCTACTCCGCCCCGGTTGCCAAGACCGTCGTCACCAAGACCGTCGACGCCGAGTACGACCCCCATCCTCAGTACTCGTACTCCTACGATGTCCAGGACCAGCTTACCGGTGACTCCAAGAGCCAAGAAGAGCAGCGCGACGGTGACTCCGTCCGTGGCAGCTACTCCCTCCTCGAGTCCGACGGCACCCGCCGCACGGTTCACTACACCGCCGACGACGTCAACGGATTCAACGCCGTCGTCGAGAAGGAGCCCGCCACCGTTGCCGTCAAGACCGTTGCTGCTGCCCCAGTCGTCAAGACCGTCGCCGCCGCCCCCGTTGTCAAGACTGTTGCTGCCGCTCCCGTCGTCAAGACCGTGCACGCTGCCCCAGCTGTCCACACCACCTACACTGCTGCTGCCCCAGCCCTAACTTACTCTGCTGCCCCAGCTGTCCACACCACCTACGCCGCCGCTGCCCCAGCTCTGACCTACGCTGCTGCCGCCCCAGCTGTCCACACCACCTACGCTGCTGCCGCCCCAGTAGTCAAGACCTACGCTGCCGCTGCCCCAGCTGTCCACACCACCTACGCTGCTGCCGCCCCAGTAGTCAAGACCTACGCTGCTGCCCCAGCTTACACCGCCTACTCGGCCCCAGCCTACACCCAGACCTACGCCGCTCCCGCCGTGCACTCTTACGCCCAGACCTACGCTGCTCCGGCCGTCCACTCCTACGCCCAGACCTACTCCTCCCCGGTCGTCACTAAGTACGCAGCTGCCCCAGCCGTCCACGCCACCTACGCCGCTGCCCCAGCAGTCCACGCCACCTACGCCGCTGCCCCAGCCGTCCACGCCACCTACGCCGCTGCCCCAGCCGTCCACGCCACCTACGCTGCTGCCCCAGCCATCACCCACACTGCCTACGCAGCCCCCGCTGCCCACTACACCAGCTCCTGGTAA